One genomic region from Cyanobacteriota bacterium encodes:
- a CDS encoding AsmA family protein, translated as MNLFGRALFVGLAIAIVVTGIIWLNLDRIVKNQVERDLTTALQTTTTISRFRLNPWRGQLTIQGLTIANPANFTTPNLVTVQSIQVQLRPASLLSNTLKIKEMRVQSTEVTFEQQQLRNNLVVALSKLEDAQTQKDRGDRRFQIDRVTIQDTTARISATFLGQRSAELTVDLPDISLQNVTSENVDGMVLSEIIRTLFTRIFNAILQQSASNLPNVNNLIPPQLRDNLPDFLKQFPPQ; from the coding sequence ATGAACCTTTTCGGTAGGGCATTATTCGTTGGATTGGCAATCGCGATCGTGGTGACAGGCATCATCTGGCTCAACCTTGATCGCATCGTCAAAAACCAAGTAGAGCGAGACCTCACAACGGCTCTTCAGACAACCACTACCATTAGCCGATTCCGCCTTAATCCCTGGCGCGGTCAGTTAACGATCCAAGGGTTGACGATCGCCAACCCTGCCAACTTCACAACTCCCAACCTCGTAACTGTCCAGAGCATTCAAGTCCAACTCCGACCTGCAAGCTTACTTAGCAATACTCTTAAAATCAAAGAAATGAGAGTTCAGTCTACCGAAGTTACCTTTGAACAGCAACAACTGCGGAATAACTTAGTGGTTGCCTTGTCAAAACTGGAGGATGCCCAAACTCAAAAAGATCGCGGCGATCGTCGCTTCCAGATTGATCGCGTTACGATTCAAGACACTACAGCTCGCATTTCTGCAACCTTCCTGGGGCAACGATCAGCAGAGTTGACTGTAGACCTGCCAGATATTTCTCTGCAAAATGTCACCTCAGAAAATGTGGACGGTATGGTATTAAGTGAAATTATTCGCACACTATTTACCCGTATTTTCAATGCTATTTTGCAACAAAGTGCTAGCAATCTACCCAACGTTAATAACCTGATCCCACCTCAATTGCGAGATAACCTACCGGATTTCCTTAAACAGTTTCCGCCCCAGTAA
- the murQ gene encoding N-acetylmuramic acid 6-phosphate etherase, producing the protein MGLQERGHLLTEQVNPNSQALDQLTALELVDLFNREDQQVIAAIAAARESLAQAIERTAEALRQGGRLFYVGAGTSGRLGVLDAAECPPTFCTPPDMVQGILAGGVSAMFRSSEALEDREADGAAAIAEHQITAQDVILGITAGGTTPYVHGALHEARLRGATTMFLACVPPDQVRVTVDVDIRLLVGPEVLAGSTRLKAGTVTKLALNILSTGVMVQLGKVYGNRMVDVSVTNQKLHDRALRIIVDLTGLARDQADELLTRSGKSVKRALLMHWTGLDAAEAQQLLSQTQGHLRQAVQTYQQLMS; encoded by the coding sequence GAGCAGGTGAATCCAAACAGTCAGGCCCTTGACCAGTTAACGGCCTTGGAACTCGTGGACTTGTTCAATCGAGAAGACCAGCAGGTGATTGCCGCGATCGCAGCAGCACGGGAATCCCTAGCCCAAGCTATTGAACGGACAGCAGAGGCCCTCCGCCAAGGGGGACGGCTATTTTACGTGGGAGCAGGCACCAGTGGACGCTTAGGCGTGTTGGATGCAGCAGAGTGTCCCCCTACCTTTTGCACACCACCGGACATGGTGCAGGGCATTCTTGCGGGAGGAGTCTCAGCTATGTTTCGTAGCTCCGAAGCCTTGGAAGACCGAGAAGCTGATGGGGCAGCCGCGATCGCTGAGCATCAGATCACTGCTCAAGATGTAATTTTAGGGATCACCGCTGGAGGCACTACACCCTATGTGCACGGCGCACTGCACGAAGCCCGACTGCGAGGAGCGACTACCATGTTTCTAGCCTGTGTGCCTCCCGACCAAGTGAGAGTTACGGTGGATGTTGATATCCGGCTGTTAGTAGGGCCAGAGGTGTTGGCGGGTTCTACTCGGCTGAAGGCGGGAACAGTGACCAAGCTAGCGTTGAATATTCTTTCCACAGGCGTGATGGTGCAATTGGGTAAGGTGTATGGTAATCGCATGGTAGATGTGTCAGTGACCAACCAAAAACTGCACGATCGTGCCCTACGCATCATAGTAGATTTAACAGGCTTAGCCCGTGACCAAGCCGATGAGCTACTGACTCGCAGCGGTAAGTCTGTCAAACGAGCACTGCTAATGCATTGGACAGGGTTAGATGCTGCTGAGGCTCAACAATTGCTCAGTCAAACTCAGGGACATCTGCGCCAAGCTGTACAGACCTATCAACAACTCATGTCATGA